The Porites lutea chromosome 9, jaPorLute2.1, whole genome shotgun sequence sequence GTTGATGGTCACTTCTGTTCTTTCTTTGATATAGGAATAATGCCCCAGGCAGTTAATGGCGGTTAAGTCGCAGGTGTTTCGGCGGCATATGAGACCTCAGTACAATACTCgtcaaattttgttaaaacagTAGACTGAAATTGGGGATTTTTTTATGTCACGCCATCTCAACCAACTTCTTAAACGTTTTTCCGAGTGTACTTCTTCTATTCTTCCCCAAAGTTGAATTCGTGCATATTTGCAAATGGGGACACGTGAATCAACATTCGGGATAGCGTAACGTGACAAGTGTTTTAACAATTGTGACGTGTAGGttcaactgtccagttgatatAACGAAAATGGTGTGCCACGTAGGTGTTGAAGTGGGGAGAAAGGGTGGTAAAATTGAACGCTAAACCCTCCATCAGAGTGGAAGGAAATCTGGGTTGCGTTAAtcctgatgatgatgatgatgatgatgattacgaTCAGACTGCGTGCAATGCATTCCATTTATTCTTAGTGGAGCTCGAGACGAAAAAGGCCACATAATACGAGCCGTGCATGCGTGTCAGCATAGAATATAAAACGGCAaatcagtttgccgttttacATTTTATACAAGTTGTTGTTATATTGTACTGATTACAGCTGCTAGATCCGGCACCACTCAACGGTTTGTCGCAGTGGACTTAATGATATTTTATATTATACGTATcagcaacctggagattaggattgcgggctcctcttgttgcccaccattattatcattatcattattattattatggcagtacaaacgtctggatgcccagagtaaaaaataaaagctttggcAGGGCGGCAAACCGTAACCAGCCACAGCATCGACtgaaattattactattattattattattattattattattattattattattattattattattattattattattattattattattattatgtcgcagtatgaaactttggaatgctatccacattatgagtagtatagggcgcattgcgtaacctacaccactttagaagctatacttagaagtaaaaaaaggtcgatacgaaacctaatacgatcctaaaatacATAGTGATATTAATCTCTCTTCtcaaaaagccaatttagaatattattaaattctgatactctgtaaaaccttcgctatctctactaaaagcttatttataataatatcaaactctaatgttctaaaaaatctaagtaaaaacgtcagcaagcttgtgtttctagatttctagagaaaaacaaaaacctaaaaactaaagtccttagcgccctaactaagtatttatcttaaatgttctggcaatgttcaaagtgtttgagatgaccgactTCTGCATCCGCTCAAGTACGCTCCGTGCTCTCGCTCCAATTAGCTTCCTCACCGACTTCTCTAGGTGTTTAGAGTAACCACCCAGTACGTCAATCATTACGTTGTACTGTTCAACCCTGTAACCATTGTATCTCTGCTTCAGCTCCCACATCATAGGCCcatacttgagtgtcttttcctcatctttctTAGCTCTACTCTCGATCCATGGGCAGCTCATTTCAATTGTGCAGACTTCTCTCCTCTCGTGGCTGACAAGTCGCGCGTCGATCCGATTTGCTCTAACTTCGTTGTGCTCTGCATAGATGGGAATATCCCAAAACGCCTCACTCGTGGTGTTCTGGTAGGCTGGTTTTGACATCACCGGTGAGTACCATGGTGGAACCTCTTCTATTAACCCATGCTCTCGCAGGAGCTCAAAAAACAGAATCTTCAAAGCTACATTATGCCTGTATAGGTACTTGGTTTGTGCCAGGGAGGAACATCCGGCCAATACATGCGCAACGCTCTCAGCTACCTTCCCACATAACCTGCACAGAACTTCGCCGTCGGTGGAGGTTTGCGTCTTCTCCTTTGTGTAGAGCTTCGTAGGTAACAACTGCTCATACAATTCATACATGCCCGCGATGGTATATGTAGGGCATGTAGCCCAACCTTTTAACCATGCAAAGCAGCTGGTTATGCTTAGGCTCTCGTCTTCCCATCTGATAcggaataactttccttgccactTTTTGTCTTTAGCGATCTCCAAGAACTGCTTCTCTTGAGATTGCTTCAACAGATTCCCACCTCTTGCTGCAGTTACCACCTTTCCTTCTGTTGTAACACACACGGGATTTAAGGTATCAAGCTGAAGTGTGATGTTGAGTTCTTCAGCGTACTTAGCTGCTTCCTTTACGAGCGACTGGTGGCCTGATGCCATGGCGTGTTCTTCAAATTCTCTAACTGCTTccacagttattattattattattattattattattattcttattattattattattattattattattattattacatgatATTAATtagaggaggactcggaaaaaaaatccgagtcccagatgggatttgaacccacgaccctccgtgatctagtcggatgctctaaccacttgagctactggagactctatggtgagcaagggccaatttgtgggtctcgactggaaccgcatcacgcggctacacagccaagtaatgataggcacacaagaagtgaagaactcactaacagcatcgcgctgtcatcttaaagcatatcaaagatgcggccaaccaacctccaaagtgagtatattaaagatgaaacaacaacaacatgatattaatttgaggaggactcggaaaaaaaatccgagtcccagatgggatttgaacccacgaccctccgtgatcaagtcggatgctctaaccacttgagctactggagactctatggtgagcaagggctaatttgtgggtctcgactggaaccgcatcacgcggctacacatccaagtaatgataggcacacaagaagtgaagaactcactaacagcatcgcgctgtcaccttaaagcatatcaaagatgcggccaaccaacctccaaagtgagttATTAATTGAATtgatatcatgttgttgttgtttcatctttaatatattattattattattattattattattattattattattattattattattattattattattaaaacttagcacagggattttccctggggagaaataaccagtcaagtctcatcccgagacctcagacttccagcacctttctgaggatatgTGCCGATCTGAGGAGTGCCGACTTTTGCATCGTTCTTGTTCGGTTTTTAATTCCTAGTTGCTCCAAGTGGCCTGCCAGCTTCTTTGACACTGAACCCAATGCACCTACAACCACTGGCACCACTTTTGTCCTTGATTTCCAGATCCTTTGAATCTctctcttattattattattattattattattattattattattattattattattattattattattattattattatcattatactTCTCATCGACGCCTCTAATGCATTCAACGCACTCAACAGAGCAGCCGTACTGCACAACATCCGGATTCTGTGTCCTATAATAGCAATTTACGCTATTAAGAGTGTGTCCATGAGAAAACCAGGCAGGACCAGGCAGGGGgtgataatgctcaaatcaccgatttcgctcaaacttggcacaaaTGTTAGGTATCAGGAGTTAGCTTATGTGACAAAATTTCAGGTCAAAAtattaagagcggatgtctgtaaatatcgaccagaggtgggaaaaataaaatttttgaaaaatctcaaaaaaattatgtagactACCCTAGGTATTCTagttatgaaaatataaattttagtgTCATTGGATAAGTATTTTGGCGATACGGCGAATGCCAATTTCGGGCGATTGACGGCCTCCTCCAGACCGCTTTTTCGGGCCTCTAGACCGGGCTACAAAAAGACCACGATTTCAATCGAATTCAAGTATCATGCAACCTAAAAAGCTTCTTATCGTATTAAACGGGTTTTAAGACACATTTTGAGTGGTCATGTTCTTGAATTGATTGCAACTGGAATATTctatgaatttttaaatgtttacaAAATTGTAAAGATTTTACgcgagcaaaatattgtcaaatttcaaaggcctaaaatcacatctgatacatgattttaaacagaaaaagacattccacattaaaaagcaatctctaagctttcaaaatatgctttcaaaactctgggcaacatatgaaatgaattttgggGAACGCAAAGTTCACGAAGCATTTAAgtgtaatttgacctttctgaCTTGACAGATAAGAGGTTCGGAGCGACACAAATCAAtcctccaacaaatgtttcagccaaaatacgtttaatttaaGCAATCTCAAGTCCCACAGTGATACATAGATGTTTTATATACTTTAAGTGGAAAGTTTCATACCGTTTTTTTCAGCCGTGAATGAAGAACTCTTATCCTGGCCTTCAGGTGCATTATTAGAACTCGCCTCGCCAATGTAAACATTCGGGTCAATTGAAGATCTTAGCACGAAacagcaaagttttcaaaatctgcACCAATTATCTATCTTTTCTAGTATATAATTAGgtctacaatttgtttgtttgtacctaatgtgtccttgtttgacttcatttctGCAATGAAACTGAGACAAACCACAGCAAAATTCCCGCTCTCTCGACATGTCACGTGCCACGTGAAAGAGCCGTTTTAGACTCGATTGCGTTACGTAAAACATGACACAGTGATTATTTCTGattgtgtgaaaaaaaattccatctcTAACCTACTTGTTATAGGTATTATTGAATGAGCAGAcaatctcatttttttttaccattcagTTTTATCAGCACAGACTTTTCGGTTTCCCgacgaaaccaaaaaaaatcctAGGACCGAAAATTACACCCGCACCGCCTCCCCActcaccccccgcccccccaaaAAGAAACGATTCCAAGTAATTTCCGCGCCGTGAAATTTTTCCGTGGAGGATTAAATGATATGGCACGCCAAAAAATGGAAAGTAACTGTTTGTTGTTGCTTTATTCATCGTACCATCTGCTGAATTAATCTTTTCTCATCCGACAGTCTGAACTGCGCGGCCAGCATTGTACCGGCGCAGTACTCCACCagtcagattgttttgaatttcccttgaGAATCCTACTTAAATCAAGGTAGCAAAAAACgtctatatatatatttttttacaaatttgccaaattttcctattGCCAAAGAAATCCCCTAATGAAAAATATccaaacaaagaagaaataCCTTTATCATCTCGGTAACTTTAACTCCCCCCTCCTCGACAAACCCCCGCCTTGGGCCGGGCCCAGGGTCAAATATTGTTTGCGCTGTTCTTTTTGGTTGTTGGCAGTATTTCGGCCAGTTGTTGGCAGTATGCTCTAGAGCTGAAAATAAGGAAGCATCATTGCCAGCTAGTACAATTCCGCTCGCTTATGT is a genomic window containing:
- the LOC140949283 gene encoding uncharacterized protein translates to MYELYEQLLPTKLYTKEKTQTSTDGEVLCRLCGKVAESVAHVLAGCSSLAQTKYLYRHNVALKILFFELLREHGLIEEVPPWYSPVMSKPAYQNTTSEAFWDIPIYAEHNEVRANRIDARLVSHERREVCTIEMSCPWIESRAKKDEEKTLKYGPMMWELKQRYNGYRVEQYNVMIDVLGGYSKHLEKSVRKLIGARARSVLERMQKSVISNTLNIARTFKINT